One window of Daphnia carinata strain CSIRO-1 chromosome 7, CSIRO_AGI_Dcar_HiC_V3, whole genome shotgun sequence genomic DNA carries:
- the LOC130685808 gene encoding ubiquitin-protein ligase E3C-like, producing MFSFEGEYRRKPVQSLGGASKHSQRDIFLQRTQLERQKREDLRRQNQSAVIIQAFFRGCRARSLQKHIQRQEFETVQAAHLQNVDMQLLTSLMKHLNFFFDKEKDANKLIWLSQMVIKNSSNIMKQCQAERPFTFTLAQFLSLTICYICNTINSSTGESKGSHWRVLEIFLNTEGWSKIVGIQSADIILGSIFFSLSQKGYFTRLRQIIDAKVPPLVEPTTRAPNPLSGCLLDFLIQPLEFACGTLDISHRNTIVKSFRQEFLEPAYSEPIINFILPCLTLNNHKIPLLCMLENNEICGKNPWLFHSMLVLAERHPELKHDRVLSVYVATISRLSGCLQFMHTAEIEEDNDDSDEEDMKTNLFKASEHDIMNRCCEILNNINTVNVLVSALRIPDVLSDLCVIAHNLLLSDRLALHKCRLLYTLAFKPCYLQQLLVYIKSEKQISLFGSSDTSLILLLAKGVHLTPSESQRIVPVLDVFCSLFSHLLVTLDDSEFYNESESVNGAMPFKLYEVVELASTLRDVCLGLVELAYPDTRPSTSFNFIKTRTSTGNSEEDTRIWMHLFKSTVNLVSQLHTRDTRRPFCQSGLWVTGRIALPLERNGQVSLRRQGRLQRPFRAIRPLTRNEIEEEGNSMLSTREVRTLAILREIPFVFSFTDRVKMWQQWILNDKKQQQGEANFLRGPSIQVMIRRNYIYEDAFDKLSLENEPNLRWKMRVQLTNAVGLDEAGVDGGGIFREFLSELLKTSFDPNRGFFRLTHDNLLYPNPGVAVLVSDFPAHYYFIGRMLGKALYENLLVELPMADFFLSKILGQASASLDVHHLASLDPVLHKNLLYLRHYDGDVTELGLDFTIVSSELGETRVEELKPNGSNIPVTSSNRIEYIHLVADYKLNKQIRLQCNAFRQGLANVIDIEWLQTFSYRELQVLVSGAYTPVDLEDLKQHTHYAGGYTSTHPVIQGFWRVVSQFDDSGKRHLLKFVTSCSRPPLLGFKELDPPFCIQNAGTDDRLPTASTCMNLLKLPEFHDENILRDKLVYALQSGAGFELS from the exons ATGTTTAGTTTTGAGGGAGAATACCGGAGAAAGCCGGTGCAAAGTTTAGGGGGAGCATCAAAACATAGTCAGAGGGATATTTTTCTCCAAAGAACACAACtagaaaggcaaaaaagagaa GATTTACGACGTCAAAACCAAAGTGCTGTTATCATTCAGGCTTTTTTTCGAGGCTGTCGAGCAAGATCCCTTCAGAAACACATTCAACGTCAAGAGTTTGAAACTGTACAAGCTGCCCATCTTCAAAATGTGGACATGCAACTGTTAACGTCTTTGATGAAACAtcttaatttcttctttgataAAGAGAAAGATGCCAACAAGCTTATCTGGTTGTCCCAGATGGTTATCAAAAACTCATCTAATATAATGAAGCAATGCCAGGCTGAGAGGCCATTCACATTTACACTTGCTCAATTCCTCAGCTTGACTATCTGTTACATATGTAATACAATTAACTCATCAACTGGAGAAAGCAAAGGATCCCATTGGAGAGTCCTGGAAATCTTCTTGAACACTGAGGGCTGGAGTAAAATTGTTGGAATCCAGTCTGCTGATATTATCTTGGGATCAATCTTTTTCTCATTGTCTCAAAAAG GTTATTTTACCAGGCTACGTCAAATAATTGACGCCAAAGTACCTCCGCTAGTTGAGCCAACAACAAGGGCACCTAACCCACTTTCTGGTTGCCTGTTGGATTTCCTTATTCAACCTCTAGAATTTGCATGCGGCACGCTCGATATAAGCCACCG GAATACGATAGTTAAATCCTTTCGCCAGGAATTTCTGGAACCGGCTTATTCAGAGCCAATCATAAATTTCATTCTTCCATGCTTGACGCTGAACAATCACAAAATTCCTTTACTGTGCATGTTGGAAAATAATGAGATTTGCGGGAAAAATCCCTGGCTTTTTCACAGTATGCTAGTGCTTGCCGAGAGGCATCCTG AATTGAAACACGACAGAGTGCTTTCAGTCTACGTCGCCACAATAAGTCGTTTGAGCGGATGCCTCCAGTTTATGCATACAGCTGAAATCGAAGAAGACAACGACGACTCGGACGAAGAAGACATGAAAACTAATCTATTTAAAGCTTCAGAACACGAC ATAATGAATCGCTGCTGTGAAATCCTTAATAATATTAATACGGTGAACGTATTGGTATCAGCTCTACGAATCCCTGATGTTCTTTCTGATTTGTGTGTCATCGCCCACAATCTTTTGCTGTCGGATCGATTGGCACTCCATAAGTGCAG GTTACTGTATACTCTGGCTTTCAAACCATGCTACCTACAACAATTGCTCGTCTACATCAAATCCGAAAAACAAATATCGCTATTTGGTTCATCAGATACTTCTTTGATTCTGCTTTTGGCTAAAGGTGTACATCTAACGCCTTCGGAAAGTCAGAGGATCGTACCAGTTTTGGACGTTTTCTGTTCGCTTTTCAGCCATCTTTTAGTAACGTTGGACGATTCCGAATTTTATAACGAGTCGG AATCGGTGAATGGAGCTATGCCTTTTAAGCTCTATGAAGTAGTAGAACTAGCTTCAACACTACGAGATGTTTGCCTCGGGCTGGTAGAACTTGCATATCCTGACACACGACCAAGCACCTCCTTCAACTTCATTAAGACCCGTACTTCCACGGGCAACTCTGAAGAAGATACCAGAATATGGATGCATCTTTTCAAA TCGACAGTTAATCTTGTTAGCCAGCTGCACACAAGGGATACCCGTCGACCATTCTGCCAAAGTGGACTTTGGGTAACTGGAAGAATTGCTCTACCTTTAGAGAGGAATGGGCAAGTGTCTCTCCGTAGGCAGGGTAGACTCCAACGCCCGTTTAGGGCTATACGGCCCTTAACTAGAAATGAAATTG AAGAGGAAGGAAATTCCATGTTATCCACGAGAGAAGTGCGTACTTTAGCCATTCTTCGGGAAATTCcgtttgtgttctcgtttacCGATAGAGTCAAAATGTGGCAGCAATGGATCCTCAATGACAAAAAGCAGCAGCAAGGCGAAGCCAATTTTCTTCGAGGGCCTTCCATTCAGGTCATGATTCGTAGAAATTACATTTACGAAGATGCGTTTGATAAACTCTCGCTTGAAAATG AACCCAATCTGAGATGGAAGATGAGAGTTCAACTAACAAACGCTGTAGGATTAGACGAAGCAGGTGTAGATGGTGGGGGTATCTTTCGCGAGTTTCTGTCTGAGCTACTGAAGACGAGTTTCGACCCGAATCGTGGGTTTTTTCGCTTAACCCATGATAACTTGCTCTACCCTAATCCCGGTGTGGCTGTACTTGTATCGGATTTCCCCGCCCATTACTATTTTATTGGTCGTATGCTGGGCAAG GCATTGTACGAGAATCTTTTGGTGGAATTACCGATGGCggactttttcctttctaaaATCCTCGGTCAGGCCAGCGCTAGTTTGGACGTTCATCATTTGGCTTCCTTGGATCCAGTGCTTCACAAAAACCTACTCTATCTTCGCCATTATGATGGTGATGTCACCGAATTAGGACTCGATTTCACCATAGTGAGCAGTGAACTCGGTGAAACCAGG GTGGAAGAACTTAAGCCCAATGGCTCAAACATTCCTGTCACGTCTTCAAACCGTATTGAATACATTCATTTGGTGGCGGACTACAAACTGAACAAGCAAATCCGTTTGCAATGCAACGCTTTCCGACAG GGTCTGGCTAACGTCATTGACATCGAATGGCTGCAAACGTTTAGCTATCGAGAACTCCAGGTGTTGGTGTCAGGTGCATATACACCAGTCGACCTGGAGGATTTGAAGCAACACACCCATTATGCCGGCGGTTACACGTCAACACATCCAGTCATCCAGGGATTTTGGAGAGTTGTATCCCAGTTTGATGATTCTGGCAAACGACATCTGCTCAAGTTTGTCACCAGTTGCTCTAGACCTCCACTGCTGGGTTTTAAAGAGTTGGATCCGCCTTTCTGTATTCAAAATGCCGGCACTGACGATCGACTTCCAACCGCCAGCACTTGCATGAACCTTCTGAAGTTGCCCGAATTTCAtgatgaaaacattttgcgAGATAAATTGGTCTACGCTCTCCAATCCGGCGCGGGATTCGAATTGAGTTAG
- the LOC130685299 gene encoding DNA excision repair protein ERCC-5-like, with protein MGVHGLWNLLEPVGKPVPLEALENKVLAVDVSIWLHQATKGFRDVQGNPLPNAHLLGLCHRLCKLLFFKIKPIFVFDGGVPALKRQTMASRQSRRDTAVKNNDEVAEKILTNFIKSEMINKQLGKTNRKSGAPLLKKKKQEPDLFQLPPLSKELVEEITEDSDFETYEDDVAGDLESVSFHMKGHNIHSVDVTSEAFRALPTEIQHEILLELRDTRKQSSWNKLHQMPQEADDFSGFQMERLLKRRNLQQRLDEVVKEIGQKTHEQFALPKGDVSESYKIASESATHYILIKKALEHDKKPKEILLGETGNSKVSEQSIPSCDRVAIEDVMEFDQYEFSQQELFAIMGSEKQEQAVTHSSSSDGDSDFEEVPPVIHSPINRLILDIPINPTLTYDEEDDMFADVFSHAISDKTENSTKSPKVEESILANETDILPVKEKSRVQTHEPLCASQSMGSKPVFELHEVGKECDHLEQRSTYILPEENNEKKNVEVFLEGRSSFSERCDISLPENSDTGIAIMGAQDANATFVGEDITSATAVGAFTENTTFVDEDITSASTVDTSAEGPFPHDSLINSVLVSTSIETCKINERNKKTGTGKLVDEIIEAHMINVTDRNSQMSGDTLPNTSNVGERLIISNKRKEELEKMDNLIQEEQSILIQQHGKQERLAASITDQMYCESQELLRLFGIPFLVAPMEAEAQCAFLDEAGLTQGTITDDSDIWLFGGRRVYKNFFNKGKYVEFFEAEDIHKVFKLGREKLVHLALLTGSDYTEGIQGVGPVCALEILAEFPSQGLEALEQFRDWINGIQAKKNAPPENKIRQKIRNLQVKPGFPNRAVVDAYKNPEVNESLGRFSWNEPDMDALRDFLNEKIGWNRDKFNSVVIPVLERFKDKQCQTRIDSYFSVKFPPKAATIVSKRVMNALRKADFGGVQEIVDNNTDTKKLPKSQEKRGKTQENRHAVRNHKRLAATTSCSEPTASASGNSRRTAEVIWQKETDKQKLVANKLKAIELFKKSKGRSKRPTLRPTSSPAYLSDSNSNSS; from the exons ATGGGCGTTCATGGATTATGGAACCTGCTTGAACCCGTCGGCAAACCTGTTCCTCTAGAAGCACTCGAAAACAAAGTTCTTGCTGTTG ATGTGTCAATATGGCTACATCAAGCAACAAAAGGGTTTCGGGATGTGCAAGGAAATCCATTACCGAATGCACATCTGTTAG GTCTATGTCATCGCCTTTGcaagcttttattttttaaaataaagccAATATTTGTTTTCGATGGTGGTGTTCCAGCGTTGAAGCGACAAACTATG GCTTCCCGTCAAAGTAGGAGAGATACTGCAGTAAAGAACAATGATGAAGTAGCAGAAAAAATCCTGACGAATTTCATTAAGTCAGAAATGATAAATAAACAACTTGGGAAAACCAACAGAAAATCTGGAGCCccattattaaaaaagaaaaaacaggaaCCTGACTTATTTCAGCTGCCACCCCTCTCAAAGGAACTTGTTGA GGAAATAACGGAAGACTCAGATTTTGAGACCTATGAAGACGATGTCGCCGGCGATCTGGAATCGGTTTCGTTTCACATGAAAGGACACAACATACACTCCGTAGATGTTACAAGTGAAGCGTTTCGCGCGTTACCAACCGAAATACAACATGAAATTCTTTTGGAACTACGAGATACCCGCAAACAGTCTTCTTGGAATAAGCTTCATCAAATGCCTCAA GAAGCCGATGATTTTTCAGGATTTCAAATGGAAAGGCTGTTGAAACGACGAAATCTGCAACAACGTCTAGACGAGGtggtaaaagaaattggccAAAAAACCCATGAACAGTTTGCCCTACCCAAAGGAGACGTGTCCGAGTCGTACAAAATAGCTTCAGAAAGTGCCACTCACTACATCCTGATCAAAAAAGCGCTAGAACATGATAAAAAACCGAAAGAAATTTTATTGGGAGAAACCGGGAATTCCAAGGTATCTGAGCAATCCATTCCTAGTTGTGACCGTGTTGCCATTGAAGATGTTATGGAATTTGATCAATACGAGTTCAGCCAACAAGAACTATTCGCCATAATGGGAAGTGAAAAGCAAGAACAGGCAGTTACCCATTCCAGTTCGTCTGATGGAGATTCAGATTTTGAGGAAGTTCCGCCTGTTATACATTCCCCGATAAATAGGCTCATACTAGATATCCCAATCAATCCTACATTGACCTACGACGAAGAGGATGATATGTTTGCTGATGTGTTTTCTCATGCGATATCAGACAAGAcagaaaattcaacaaaaagtCCAAAAGTCGAAGAAAGCATATTGGCGAATGAAACCGATATTTTgcctgtgaaagaaaaatcaagagtACAAACGCATGAGCCTCTATGTGCCTCCCAATCAATGGGAAGCAAACCTGTATTCGAATTACATGAAGTCGGAAAAGAGTGTGACCATTTAGAACAACGTTCGACGTACATTCTACCCGaggaaaacaatgaaaagaaaaatgtcgaGGTATTCTTGGAAGGAAGATCGTCATTTTCTGAAAGATGCGACATTAGCTTACCCGAAAATTCTGACACTGGCATTGCTATTATGGGAGCGCAAGATGCTAACGCCACATTTGTTGGTGAAGATATAACGTCAGCCACCGCAGTGGGTGCTTTCACAGAAAATACCACGTTTGTGGACGAAGATATTACATCAGCTTCCACAGTTGATACTTCCGCAGAAGGACCTTTCCCGCACGATAGTTTAATAAATTCTGTGTTGGTTAGTACCAGCATTGAAACATGTAAAATTAAtgagaggaacaaaaaaactggTACTGGAAAACTAGTCGACGAAATAATTGAAGCCCACATGATCAATGTCACGGACAGAAACTCACAGATGAGTGGCGATACTTTACCTAATACTTCGAATGTTGGTGAGCGACTTATTATttccaacaaaagaaaggaagaactAGAAAAAATGGATAACCTTATTCAAGAAGAGCAGTCAATTCTGATTCAGCAACATGGAAAGCAGGAACGTCTTGCTGCGTCTATTACTGACCAAATGTATTGCGAGTCTCAG GAATTGTTAAGACTATTTGGAATTCCTTTTCTTGTGGCACCAATGGAAGCTGAAGCGCAATGTGCCTTCTTAGATGAAGCTGGTTTAACCCAAGGCACCATAACGGATGACAGCGATATTTGGCTTTTTGGAGGACGCAGAGTGTACAAAAACTTCTTCAATAAAGGAAAATATGTAGAATTCTTTGAAGCAGAAGATATTCATAAGGTTTTTA AACTAGGGCGCGAAAAGCTTGTTCATTTGGCTCTTTTAACCGGCAGCGATTATACAGAAG GTATTCAAGGCGTCGGTCCAGTTTGTGCGCTGGAGATTTTAGCAGAGTTCCCTAGTCAGGGTTTGGAAGCATTGGAGCAGTTTCGTGATTG GATAAATGGTATCCAGGCGAAGAAAAATGCACCTCCAGAAAACAAGATTCGACAAAAAATAAGGAATCTTCAAGTTAAACCAG GCTTTCCCAACCGAGCAGTTGTTGATGCATACAAAAATCCAGAAGTAAACGAATCGCTTGGTAGGTTTTCGTGGAATGAACCGGATATGGATGCTTTACGAGATTTcctaaacgaaaaaattggCTGGAATCGAGATAAATTTAACTCAGTGGTGATTCCAGTTCTGGAAAGATTCAAAGACAAACAA TGTCAGACTAGAATAGATTCATACTTCTCTGTTAAATTTCCACCGAAAGCGGCCACCATCGTAAGCAAAAGAGTGATGAATGCGCTGCGTAAAGCGGATTTTGGTGGGGTGCAAGAAATAGTAGATAACAATACCGATACAAAAAAACTTCCTAAATCTCAAGAAAAACGAG GTAAAACACAGGAAAATCGGCATGCTGTGAGAAACCATAAGCGCTTGGCAGCTACGACGTCGTGCAGTGAGCCAACCGCGTCTGCATCGGGTAACAGCCGTCGAACAGCCGAAGTTATAtggcaaaaagaaactgaTAAGCAAAAATTGGTAGCCAATAAATTGAAAGCAATCGAGTTGTTTAAGAAATCAAAAGGCCGTAGTAAACGCCCTACTCTTCGACCGACGTCTTCTCCTGCATACTTGTCagattcaaattcaaattcttCGTAA